The Thermoanaerobaculia bacterium genome contains the following window.
GGTTCCTCGGGCCGGTCGACGACGCCCTCGTACCGCGGATCGCGGGCGCGCTGCGGGCTATCGACGTCCCCGCGTTCGACGTCGAAGCCAAAGGCTTCGGCGTCTTTCCCTCGTTCCGCGCGCCGAGGGTCCTCTGGTCCGGGCTCCTTCCGCCCGAGCCCCTCGAGGCGCTGCACGCCGCGATCGAGACGCGCGTCGCCGCGGCCGGCGTCGCCGCAGCGGACGAGAAGCGGTTCTCGCCCCACCTGACCCTCGCCCGGCTCGATCGGACCCCGGGAAGCGCGGTGCGGGACTGGATCGGCCGCCGGGAACCGTTCTCCGCCGGGCCCTGGCGGGTGGACGCGTTCATCCTCTACGCGAGCACTCTCACGCCGTCGGGAGCGATTCACCGGAAGCTCGAGATCTATCCTTTGGCGGCGAGGGCACCTTCCGGGGAGTAAGCTTCGGCCGGATGTCCGAAACGACGGCCGCCGCCGAGTCGATTCGCGAGCAGGCGCTCACCGCGATCTCTCTTCTCGACCTCACGTCGTTGGACGACGCCGACACGCAGCAACACATCGCGGCGCTCTGCCGGCGCGCGGCCGCTCCCGCCCCGGACGCGCCTCCGGTCGCGGCCGTGTGCGTCT
Protein-coding sequences here:
- the thpR gene encoding RNA 2',3'-cyclic phosphodiesterase, with translation MNAPVTRLFVAVDPSDPVCETLAGACRGLDGARWTRPDQYHVTLRFLGPVDDALVPRIAGALRAIDVPAFDVEAKGFGVFPSFRAPRVLWSGLLPPEPLEALHAAIETRVAAAGVAAADEKRFSPHLTLARLDRTPGSAVRDWIGRREPFSAGPWRVDAFILYASTLTPSGAIHRKLEIYPLAARAPSGE